The proteins below come from a single Bremerella sp. JC817 genomic window:
- the trmB gene encoding tRNA (guanosine(46)-N7)-methyltransferase TrmB: MGRKALPKLNPDVDFSKHFFTPEALETQPDLQSYFPVQQPLEVEVGTGKGLFMKNASGMTPGHNFLGIEIAFKYARFAGYKLAKEGRTNAVMFHGDGQKIFRETIPAESLEAVHVYFPDPWWKARHHRRRLMNEEFCQQIERVLRVGGKLHFWTDVLDYFEMAVESLHKVTKLQGPIDVDESPAEHDLDYRTHFERRMRKNEMDVFRSQFVKQEPVA, encoded by the coding sequence ATGGGCCGTAAAGCACTTCCGAAACTGAATCCTGACGTCGATTTCTCGAAGCACTTTTTCACGCCAGAGGCGCTCGAGACGCAGCCAGACCTGCAGTCTTACTTTCCAGTGCAGCAACCGCTGGAAGTGGAAGTGGGGACCGGCAAGGGTTTGTTCATGAAGAATGCCTCGGGCATGACGCCGGGGCACAACTTCCTGGGAATCGAAATCGCCTTCAAGTATGCTCGCTTCGCAGGCTACAAGCTGGCCAAGGAAGGGCGGACCAACGCCGTCATGTTCCATGGCGATGGGCAGAAGATCTTCCGCGAAACGATTCCGGCCGAATCTTTGGAAGCGGTCCACGTGTACTTTCCAGATCCCTGGTGGAAGGCTCGGCATCACCGTCGGCGGTTGATGAACGAAGAATTCTGTCAGCAGATCGAACGTGTGCTGCGAGTTGGTGGCAAGCTGCATTTCTGGACCGACGTGCTCGATTACTTCGAGATGGCGGTCGAGTCCCTGCACAAGGTGACGAAGCTTCAAGGACCGATCGACGTCGACGAATCGCCAGCCGAACACGACCTCGACTATCGAACCCACTTCGAGCGACGCATGCGGAAGAACGAGATGGATGTCTTCCGCAGCCAGTTTGTGAAGCAGGAACCAGTCGCTTAG
- a CDS encoding rhomboid family intramembrane serine protease: MLFPLIDENPTRRWPIVTVGLIVVNSIIFLAMLGLDPVEHNLAFTRYGFVPARFTSAVQGGPAIDLDLRDLLGDSPEAREVLEQSGVETRVNLSANLSAVTTTIFTSMFLHAGFAHLLGNMWFLWIFGNNVEDRLGHVPYLLFYLFGGVCAALAHWAAVSGISALLPTVGASGAVAVTLGAYAVTYPRAHIHCVLFLIIIFMTVDLPAIAVLGIWIGWQVIEGIGALHLGMDAGVAWWAHIGGFLFGMAVMALLSRIIPDTTYSAILARERAYQFDPRQRDEFRF; the protein is encoded by the coding sequence ATGCTGTTCCCGCTGATCGACGAAAATCCGACGCGCCGCTGGCCGATCGTGACCGTCGGCTTGATCGTGGTGAACAGCATTATCTTTCTGGCGATGCTGGGGCTCGATCCGGTCGAGCATAACCTGGCGTTCACTCGCTACGGCTTCGTGCCGGCCCGGTTTACATCGGCAGTGCAAGGTGGCCCTGCAATCGATCTCGATCTGCGTGACCTTCTGGGGGATTCCCCCGAGGCCCGAGAAGTGCTCGAGCAAAGTGGCGTCGAAACGCGTGTGAACTTGTCGGCCAATTTGTCGGCGGTGACGACCACGATCTTTACGTCGATGTTCCTCCACGCTGGTTTTGCCCATCTGCTGGGCAACATGTGGTTCCTGTGGATCTTTGGCAACAACGTCGAAGATCGCCTGGGGCATGTGCCGTACTTGTTGTTTTATTTGTTCGGTGGCGTGTGTGCGGCGTTGGCTCACTGGGCGGCAGTCAGTGGGATTAGTGCGCTGCTTCCGACCGTGGGGGCCAGCGGAGCGGTTGCCGTGACGCTGGGAGCCTATGCGGTGACATACCCACGAGCACATATCCACTGCGTCCTGTTCTTGATTATCATCTTCATGACGGTCGATTTACCGGCGATTGCGGTGCTGGGCATTTGGATTGGCTGGCAGGTGATCGAAGGCATCGGCGCACTGCACTTGGGAATGGACGCCGGTGTCGCCTGGTGGGCACATATCGGCGGTTTCCTGTTTGGCATGGCCGTGATGGCTCTGCTTTCCCGCATTATTCCTGATACAACCTACTCTGCGATTCTGGCCCGAGAGCGAGCTTACCAGTTCGATCCCCGGCAGCGCGACGAGTTCCGTTTTTAG
- the proB gene encoding glutamate 5-kinase, with amino-acid sequence MTDLLRQEITTSAHTIVVKVGTRVLTTDQGVLNEDQITQLGRQLAELAATGRRVVLVSSGAVGAGMSQLGLTKRPTDLARLQAVAAVGQAKLIEIYDRALRDNGRHAAQVLLTAEDLDDRTRYLNIRNTLLSVLDFGAIPIINENDTVAVEELMLTFGDNDRLAARVTNLIRAPLLILLSDVQGLYNGSPELSESKLLSVVPKLDEEVLSFARDKKTGHSKGGMASKLEAARMVTSTGENMIIASGRIPDVLTKLIAGEEIGTLFLAQGKAVTPRKRWIGYSVQPRGDLMVDDGAARALGEKGKSLLPIGVTEVRGSFGKGDVVRVCNAQGQEIARGLTNYTSEEVGQILGSRSDQIEGILGVHPYDEIIHRDNMTVSRV; translated from the coding sequence ATGACCGACTTGCTGCGGCAGGAAATCACGACTTCCGCTCATACCATCGTCGTCAAAGTTGGGACGCGCGTCCTGACGACCGATCAGGGAGTCTTAAACGAAGACCAAATCACCCAACTGGGTAGGCAGTTAGCCGAACTTGCGGCAACGGGTCGCCGGGTCGTGCTGGTTTCAAGTGGGGCTGTCGGGGCCGGGATGAGCCAGCTGGGGCTCACCAAGCGGCCGACCGACCTTGCTCGGCTGCAGGCCGTCGCCGCCGTCGGTCAGGCCAAGTTGATCGAGATCTACGACCGGGCCCTGCGTGATAACGGTCGGCATGCGGCCCAAGTGCTGCTGACCGCTGAAGATCTCGACGATCGCACGCGCTACTTGAACATTCGCAACACACTGCTGAGCGTGCTCGACTTCGGTGCCATTCCGATCATCAACGAGAACGACACCGTGGCGGTCGAAGAACTGATGCTCACCTTCGGCGACAACGATCGCTTGGCCGCACGCGTTACGAATTTGATTCGTGCCCCTTTGCTGATTTTGCTTTCGGACGTGCAGGGTTTGTACAACGGTTCGCCGGAACTGTCCGAATCGAAGCTGCTGTCGGTGGTGCCGAAGCTGGACGAAGAAGTTCTTTCGTTTGCCCGCGACAAGAAGACCGGTCACTCGAAGGGGGGCATGGCCAGCAAGCTGGAAGCGGCTCGCATGGTGACCTCGACCGGCGAGAACATGATCATTGCCTCGGGGCGAATCCCGGACGTACTGACTAAATTGATCGCTGGTGAAGAGATCGGCACGCTGTTCCTGGCTCAAGGCAAAGCCGTTACGCCTCGCAAGCGTTGGATTGGCTATTCGGTTCAACCTCGCGGCGATCTGATGGTCGACGATGGCGCCGCGCGTGCCCTGGGTGAAAAGGGTAAGAGCCTGCTGCCGATCGGCGTGACCGAAGTTCGCGGTTCGTTTGGCAAAGGGGACGTTGTCCGCGTCTGCAATGCCCAAGGGCAAGAGATCGCTCGGGGGCTGACCAATTATACTTCGGAAGAAGTGGGGCAGATTCTCGGAAGCCGCAGCGATCAGATCGAAGGGATTCTCGGAGTTCATCCCTACGACGAAATCATCCATCGCGACAACATGACCGTGAGTCGCGTCTAG
- a CDS encoding beta-hydroxyacyl-ACP dehydratase gives MAREDLILDPASIDFDNVVADLEGVRKTNPQRYEMEQLSGIVYDDGEAGICAGYLDIAEDAFWVRGHMPGMPLMPGVLMCEMAAQVSTWYVVTHDLMPGKRMGFGGLDEVKFRGIVRPGDRLVCILKQTRYRPNRMLVCNFQSFVGTTMVAEGVIRGIPLPDAI, from the coding sequence GTGGCGCGAGAAGACTTGATTCTCGATCCTGCGTCGATCGATTTCGATAACGTAGTTGCAGACCTCGAAGGGGTGCGCAAGACGAATCCTCAACGCTACGAGATGGAACAGCTCTCCGGCATCGTTTACGACGACGGGGAAGCGGGCATCTGCGCTGGCTACCTCGATATCGCCGAAGATGCGTTCTGGGTACGGGGGCACATGCCGGGTATGCCGCTGATGCCGGGCGTACTGATGTGCGAAATGGCAGCCCAGGTCAGTACCTGGTATGTCGTCACGCACGATCTGATGCCAGGCAAGCGGATGGGTTTTGGCGGACTGGATGAAGTTAAGTTCCGTGGCATCGTCCGCCCGGGCGATCGCCTGGTTTGCATTCTGAAGCAGACTCGCTACCGTCCGAACCGCATGCTGGTTTGCAACTTCCAGAGCTTCGTCGGTACCACGATGGTGGCCGAAGGGGTGATTCGGGGCATTCCACTTCCGGATGCGATCTAG
- a CDS encoding amidophosphoribosyltransferase has product MSELFHECGIAAIYHLPGLGESPLCPDQGPEEVSRIMPRMLLDIQNRGQLAAGFTTFNPTRNQLITTHRDIGTVQEVFRLSHRGKSESLMREFAGRAAIGHVRYATCGQDDKSYAQPFERHHLVKHKWFSFAFNGQLSNYSELRDRLLADDDHHLSRETDTEIIMHEISREMTGEKRISMLEALRRAAPRFDGAYSMVMLNAYGEMLVARDPYGIKPLCYAVQGSLFAAASESVALINIGFEEDEIKNVEPGHAVTITDGKVEVHEFIEPKRTAHCFFEWIYFANVASTLDGQSVYVSRTNLGEELAAIEQERNEIPLDDGDTIVVPVPDTSKAAADAMAFKLGIPSREGLIRNRYSGRTFIESGSKRRRAAEIKYTPLREVLEGKRIFLVEDSIVRSTTMKVLINRLRERGGAKEIHVRVACPPIIAPCFYGIDMSTISELFAPKFMGDSYLLTEEMQDAMAEQLGADSLRYLPVDSIARAVNFPGDKLCQACITGEYPTPGGERLYQIALESKDEVVEEGSRTYERRQEEHAATSTGA; this is encoded by the coding sequence ATGAGTGAACTCTTCCACGAATGTGGTATCGCGGCGATCTATCACCTTCCTGGCCTTGGAGAAAGCCCTCTCTGCCCTGATCAAGGACCGGAAGAAGTTTCGCGAATCATGCCGCGAATGCTTTTGGATATCCAGAATCGAGGGCAATTGGCGGCTGGCTTCACGACCTTCAATCCCACACGAAACCAACTGATCACGACTCACCGAGACATCGGTACCGTCCAGGAAGTGTTTCGATTGTCGCATCGCGGCAAGAGCGAGTCGCTGATGCGGGAATTCGCGGGCCGTGCTGCCATCGGACACGTTCGCTATGCGACCTGTGGCCAGGACGACAAAAGCTACGCTCAGCCTTTCGAGCGGCACCATCTGGTGAAGCACAAGTGGTTCAGCTTCGCATTCAACGGGCAGTTGTCGAACTATAGCGAGCTTCGCGACCGTCTGCTGGCTGACGACGATCATCACCTGAGCCGCGAAACCGACACCGAAATCATCATGCACGAGATCAGCCGGGAAATGACCGGCGAGAAACGAATCTCGATGCTCGAAGCCTTGCGTCGTGCCGCCCCCCGTTTCGATGGGGCCTACAGCATGGTCATGCTGAACGCCTATGGCGAGATGCTGGTCGCTCGTGATCCTTACGGCATCAAGCCGCTGTGCTACGCCGTCCAGGGATCGCTGTTTGCCGCCGCGAGCGAAAGTGTCGCCCTGATCAACATTGGCTTCGAAGAAGACGAAATCAAAAACGTCGAGCCAGGCCACGCAGTCACAATCACTGATGGTAAGGTCGAAGTTCACGAGTTCATCGAACCAAAGAGAACGGCTCACTGTTTCTTCGAGTGGATCTACTTCGCCAACGTCGCCAGTACGCTCGACGGGCAAAGTGTCTACGTCAGTCGAACCAACCTGGGCGAAGAACTGGCGGCCATCGAACAGGAACGAAACGAGATTCCACTCGACGATGGCGATACGATCGTTGTCCCGGTGCCGGACACCAGCAAGGCAGCTGCCGACGCGATGGCTTTCAAGCTGGGCATTCCTTCCCGCGAAGGCCTCATCCGCAATCGCTACTCCGGCCGAACCTTCATCGAAAGCGGCAGCAAACGCCGTCGGGCCGCGGAAATCAAATACACGCCGCTGCGAGAAGTCCTGGAAGGCAAGCGCATCTTTCTGGTGGAAGACTCGATCGTGCGTAGCACCACGATGAAGGTGCTGATCAATCGTCTGCGGGAACGAGGCGGTGCCAAGGAAATCCACGTACGCGTCGCATGCCCGCCGATTATCGCTCCGTGTTTCTACGGCATCGACATGTCGACGATCAGCGAGTTGTTCGCTCCCAAGTTCATGGGAGACAGCTATTTGCTGACTGAAGAGATGCAAGACGCCATGGCCGAGCAACTCGGTGCGGACTCGCTGCGGTACTTGCCGGTCGATTCGATCGCTCGAGCGGTCAACTTCCCTGGCGACAAGCTTTGCCAGGCCTGCATTACCGGCGAATATCCAACGCCAGGTGGCGAACGCCTTTACCAGATCGCCCTGGAATCGAAGGACGAAGTCGTCGAAGAAGGCAGCCGAACCTACGAACGCCGCCAGGAAGAACACGCCGCGACTTCGACCGGTGCCTAA
- a CDS encoding sodium:solute symporter family protein has translation MVPLIVICVYLALLLGLGIFASTLFRGSSKDYMLASHSIGPFLLLMSLFGTTMTAFALVGSTGEAYAEGVGVYGLLASSSGIIHSLCFFVLGIKLWSLGKKYGYTTQIQYFRDRLQSDKIGILMFPILVGLVVPYLLIGVMSSGTVVSAVTQGAFRNDFFATHDYGVPPALGSLVISIVVLVYVFFGGMRGTAWANAFQTMVFMVLGIITFWIISSELGGLQAASQAVAEKHPSKLIRDVAQQDLDTYESDLAKWRSLAEYNYAANETGTLKLTDEQKQEAEAAYKGSKIGNWKARAEATFAAKNNLLNLSTLDKNKAYVMQDDRFMPEEVPSSWSVAILSGEELNHVPRNEAASERAFTDETYSKNIGHPDDDLDPNDPSKGKKWTRKRAEGVYKATKWSPEKPHGMHYLEFISYMFVPLSVGMFPHLFQHWLTAKSASSFKLPVVLHPLFIAIVWIPCVLVGVWATSAMNGPAPMIPPHFNQNAVLSKMVSDMSTPLLSGLLIAGVLAAIMSSLDSQFLCIGTMFTEDIVVHYGGKDRFTDKQVVIIARCFIIAIVAVTYGLSLLEPRSVFSLGVWTFAGFSSMFPLVFASLYWKRLTKPGAYACVISAFAMWCYFFYDSDFAGNTQYTVFHMNPAATMVIGSAIAMVLVSLVTRPPSEEHLKRFFPEKS, from the coding sequence ATGGTTCCATTGATTGTCATCTGTGTTTATCTCGCCCTGCTATTGGGTTTGGGGATCTTCGCGAGCACCTTGTTTCGCGGTTCCAGTAAAGACTACATGCTGGCCAGTCATTCGATTGGACCGTTCCTATTGTTGATGAGCCTGTTCGGCACCACGATGACCGCGTTCGCCCTGGTCGGTTCGACCGGCGAAGCGTATGCGGAAGGTGTTGGCGTGTATGGTTTGCTGGCTTCTTCCAGCGGTATCATCCACTCGCTTTGCTTCTTTGTGCTGGGCATCAAACTGTGGTCGCTTGGTAAGAAGTATGGCTACACGACGCAGATTCAATACTTCCGCGATCGCCTCCAGAGCGACAAGATCGGCATCCTGATGTTCCCGATCCTGGTCGGTCTGGTCGTTCCTTACCTTCTGATCGGCGTGATGTCGTCCGGCACCGTCGTTAGCGCGGTGACCCAGGGCGCATTCCGCAACGATTTTTTCGCCACCCACGATTACGGCGTTCCGCCGGCACTGGGCAGTTTGGTGATTTCGATCGTTGTGCTGGTCTATGTTTTCTTCGGCGGTATGCGAGGAACAGCCTGGGCCAACGCATTCCAAACGATGGTCTTCATGGTGCTGGGTATCATCACCTTCTGGATCATTTCGAGCGAGCTGGGCGGGCTGCAAGCGGCTTCCCAAGCAGTCGCCGAAAAGCATCCATCGAAGCTCATCCGCGACGTCGCCCAGCAAGATCTGGACACCTACGAGTCGGACCTCGCCAAATGGCGTTCGCTGGCGGAATACAACTACGCCGCCAACGAAACAGGCACGTTGAAGCTGACCGACGAGCAGAAACAAGAAGCCGAGGCTGCCTACAAAGGGTCGAAGATTGGCAACTGGAAGGCTCGTGCGGAAGCCACCTTCGCTGCTAAGAACAACCTGCTGAACCTGTCGACCTTGGACAAAAACAAGGCGTACGTGATGCAGGACGACCGCTTCATGCCGGAAGAAGTTCCTTCTTCCTGGAGCGTGGCGATTCTGTCGGGTGAAGAACTGAATCATGTTCCTCGCAACGAAGCCGCCTCGGAGCGTGCATTCACCGACGAGACCTATAGCAAGAACATCGGCCACCCCGATGACGACCTCGACCCGAACGATCCGAGCAAGGGCAAGAAGTGGACTCGCAAGCGTGCGGAAGGCGTTTACAAGGCTACCAAATGGTCGCCTGAGAAGCCTCACGGCATGCACTACCTCGAGTTCATCTCGTACATGTTCGTTCCGCTGTCGGTCGGCATGTTCCCGCACTTGTTCCAGCACTGGCTGACCGCCAAAAGTGCTTCCAGCTTCAAGCTGCCAGTGGTGCTGCACCCGCTGTTTATTGCAATCGTCTGGATTCCTTGCGTGCTGGTCGGTGTCTGGGCGACGTCCGCCATGAACGGCCCTGCCCCGATGATTCCTCCGCACTTCAACCAAAATGCGGTGCTCTCGAAGATGGTGAGCGACATGAGTACGCCGCTACTCTCTGGGCTGCTGATCGCAGGCGTGTTGGCGGCAATCATGTCGTCGCTCGACAGCCAGTTCCTTTGCATCGGTACCATGTTCACCGAAGACATCGTGGTCCATTACGGCGGCAAAGATCGTTTCACCGACAAGCAAGTCGTGATCATTGCTCGCTGCTTCATCATCGCGATCGTGGCGGTGACGTACGGACTCAGTTTGCTAGAACCGCGAAGTGTGTTCTCTCTCGGCGTTTGGACATTCGCTGGGTTCTCGAGCATGTTCCCGCTAGTCTTCGCTTCGCTTTACTGGAAGCGGCTGACCAAGCCAGGGGCTTACGCTTGTGTGATCTCGGCGTTCGCGATGTGGTGCTACTTCTTCTACGACTCGGACTTTGCCGGCAACACCCAGTACACGGTGTTTCACATGAACCCAGCCGCAACGATGGTGATTGGCTCGGCCATCGCCATGGTGCTGGTTTCGCTGGTTACCCGACCACCAAGTGAAGAGCATCTGAAACGCTTCTTCCCCGAGAAGAGCTAA
- a CDS encoding DUF3311 domain-containing protein produces MFNQLSFQRVLPAPLKLEGRKPMRYMVWLLVVALIILRQDLWLWDNGTLVFGFMPITLLWQAGISIGAAIVWFLATIFAWPTDLIEEAEKQAEGGE; encoded by the coding sequence TTGTTCAACCAACTGTCTTTTCAACGTGTTTTGCCCGCCCCACTCAAGCTCGAAGGCCGCAAACCCATGAGATACATGGTCTGGCTACTGGTTGTAGCCCTTATCATTCTCCGCCAGGACCTCTGGCTCTGGGACAATGGCACCTTGGTGTTCGGATTCATGCCGATCACGCTGCTGTGGCAAGCCGGCATTTCCATCGGTGCTGCCATCGTCTGGTTTCTGGCCACTATTTTCGCCTGGCCAACCGACTTGATTGAAGAAGCAGAAAAGCAAGCGGAGGGAGGCGAGTAA
- a CDS encoding MMPL family transporter, with product MPSHTETSDEQSLMSKPLAWGTRLVVRYPIVVLLVAFLVAGSCVFYATNHLGFKTSRLDLINKHSSFNRLWREYLDQFSADDDVVVIIEGPGREEIVPALEDLYTQLSAENQSFYAVLHERGLSKVREKGLHFLPEADLSKIDQQLHRMWPLMQGQWDSISVAQMAYDLNQQLLFASRQPEAPQAQMMAENARQQLDKLASNLLAAMGQGEAQGSMLVPPNDSLSAMSQIDSDYFLANEGQLGLILLRLVKNQSELAQGKEAIAELRSILDRFQKKYPRLKFGLTGLPVMENDEMERSQVDMTQASVISLVGVAFLFMASFGGLRHPLLAVVALLIGIAMSVGFATLFVGHLNILSVSFGVILIGLGIDFGVHYVARYLKEAEDKKTGEALVQTARDIGPGIVTGGLTTAVAFFTASLTDFTGVAELGIIAGGGLLVCLVASMTVLPASIHLADRHRSRFQLPKPLHLDWWVLPLLKTPKMTLLVSLIGIGLIAVGVPKLRYDHNLLNLQPKGLESVQWEEKLLSDTDRSVWFALSIAEDRETLLERKKEFEALPTVNRVEEIASLMPDSSPQKLEIIGDLNHRLQQIPENVPNISVPQAAHLGQVLADSQRLLSPDEPSSQHTYRRIAQIRELLRGMPEPKYRAIISQFQQRNAGELLQWLHSLAAISNPDPPTASDLPEALVTRFVGKNNQLLLRIYPNASIWDMDALEGFVRQVESVDPKVTGQPLQTFHASRQMQLSYIHAAIYSLIAVMIILLIDFRSLTHTLLALTPVAFGMLMLFGIQGFADIPLNPANMIVLPLILGIGIDDGVHVVHDFRRQGKGYLLGASTATGVIITSLTTMIGFGALMLAEHRGLASLGRVLTIGVACCLFTSLVVLPCLLKLVAYFRKTVPEVDDEPAKPRERPRGRKLSSIPDEPKSNPLKESPREAPQSKEARDETFHGR from the coding sequence ATGCCTTCTCATACTGAAACGTCCGACGAACAGTCGCTGATGTCCAAGCCGTTGGCTTGGGGCACGCGTCTTGTTGTGCGGTATCCGATCGTGGTGCTGCTGGTGGCTTTCCTCGTCGCGGGGTCGTGCGTTTTCTACGCCACCAATCATCTCGGCTTCAAAACAAGTCGCCTCGATCTGATCAACAAGCACAGCAGTTTCAACCGGCTCTGGCGCGAATACCTCGACCAGTTCAGCGCTGATGACGATGTCGTGGTCATCATTGAAGGTCCGGGCCGTGAAGAAATCGTGCCGGCTTTGGAAGATCTTTACACCCAGCTCTCGGCCGAGAACCAGTCGTTCTATGCCGTGCTGCACGAGCGAGGCCTGAGCAAGGTTCGCGAGAAAGGGCTCCACTTCCTGCCGGAAGCCGATCTGTCCAAGATCGACCAGCAGTTGCATCGCATGTGGCCGCTGATGCAGGGACAATGGGATTCAATCAGCGTCGCCCAGATGGCGTACGATCTGAATCAGCAGCTTCTCTTTGCTTCGCGACAGCCGGAAGCCCCCCAGGCTCAGATGATGGCGGAGAATGCCCGGCAACAACTCGACAAGCTGGCCAGCAATCTCCTGGCCGCGATGGGGCAGGGGGAAGCCCAAGGCTCGATGCTCGTTCCGCCGAACGACTCGTTGAGCGCGATGAGCCAGATCGACTCCGACTACTTTCTGGCGAACGAAGGCCAGCTTGGTCTGATCTTATTGCGGCTCGTGAAAAACCAGTCCGAGCTGGCCCAGGGCAAAGAGGCGATCGCTGAACTGCGTTCGATCCTCGATCGCTTCCAGAAGAAATACCCACGACTGAAGTTCGGGCTGACCGGACTTCCCGTCATGGAAAACGACGAAATGGAACGCAGCCAGGTCGACATGACCCAGGCCAGTGTCATCAGCCTGGTGGGGGTCGCTTTCCTGTTCATGGCCTCGTTCGGTGGCCTCCGGCATCCGCTGCTGGCGGTGGTCGCGCTGTTGATCGGCATTGCCATGTCGGTTGGCTTCGCCACGCTTTTCGTCGGGCATTTGAATATCTTGAGCGTCTCGTTCGGCGTGATCCTGATTGGTCTTGGGATCGACTTCGGCGTGCACTACGTGGCTCGCTACTTGAAGGAAGCCGAAGATAAGAAGACCGGCGAAGCCCTCGTGCAGACGGCCCGAGACATTGGTCCTGGGATCGTCACTGGTGGTTTAACCACCGCGGTCGCGTTCTTTACCGCTTCGCTTACCGACTTCACGGGTGTCGCCGAACTGGGCATCATTGCCGGCGGTGGTCTGCTGGTTTGCCTGGTCGCCTCGATGACGGTGCTGCCGGCCTCGATTCACCTGGCCGATCGCCATCGCAGCCGTTTTCAGCTACCCAAACCGCTACATCTCGACTGGTGGGTATTGCCTCTGCTGAAGACGCCGAAGATGACTTTGCTCGTCTCGCTGATTGGGATCGGCCTGATTGCCGTAGGCGTGCCGAAGCTGCGCTACGATCACAACCTGTTGAACCTGCAACCGAAGGGGCTTGAAAGCGTTCAGTGGGAAGAGAAGCTGCTGAGCGATACCGATCGTAGCGTCTGGTTTGCGTTGTCGATCGCCGAAGATCGCGAGACGCTGCTCGAGCGAAAGAAGGAATTCGAGGCCTTGCCGACGGTGAATCGCGTCGAAGAAATTGCCTCGCTGATGCCCGACAGCTCGCCGCAAAAGCTCGAAATCATTGGCGACCTGAATCATCGTTTGCAGCAAATTCCTGAAAACGTCCCGAACATCTCGGTCCCACAAGCCGCTCACCTGGGCCAGGTGTTGGCCGACTCGCAGCGACTGCTTTCCCCGGACGAACCATCGTCGCAGCATACCTATCGTCGGATCGCTCAGATTCGCGAACTGCTGCGAGGGATGCCGGAGCCGAAGTACCGAGCGATCATCTCGCAGTTCCAGCAACGAAACGCAGGCGAACTGTTGCAGTGGCTTCACTCGCTGGCGGCGATCTCGAACCCGGATCCTCCCACGGCGAGCGATTTGCCCGAGGCCTTGGTCACCCGTTTCGTTGGGAAGAACAACCAGCTTTTGCTGCGAATCTATCCCAATGCCAGTATCTGGGATATGGATGCCTTGGAAGGGTTCGTTCGCCAGGTCGAATCGGTCGATCCGAAGGTGACCGGCCAGCCGCTGCAGACATTCCACGCTTCGCGGCAGATGCAATTGAGCTACATCCATGCGGCGATCTACTCGCTGATCGCGGTGATGATCATTCTGTTGATCGACTTCCGCAGCCTGACGCATACCTTGCTGGCGTTGACGCCGGTGGCGTTCGGGATGCTGATGCTGTTTGGGATTCAGGGGTTCGCCGACATTCCGTTGAACCCTGCCAATATGATCGTGTTACCGCTGATCCTGGGGATCGGCATCGACGACGGCGTCCACGTGGTGCACGACTTCCGCCGGCAAGGGAAGGGATACCTGCTGGGGGCTTCGACCGCGACCGGGGTGATCATCACGTCGTTGACCACGATGATTGGTTTCGGAGCGCTGATGCTGGCCGAGCATCGCGGTTTGGCCAGCCTCGGCCGGGTGCTGACCATCGGGGTGGCCTGCTGTTTGTTTACCTCGTTGGTGGTGCTGCCGTGTCTGCTAAAGCTGGTGGCCTATTTCCGCAAAACAGTGCCAGAAGTCGATGACGAGCCTGCCAAGCCGCGTGAACGGCCTCGGGGGCGAAAGCTCTCTTCCATCCCGGACGAGCCGAAATCGAACCCCTTGAAGGAATCGCCGCGCGAGGCTCCCCAATCGAAAGAAGCCCGCGACGAAACGTTTCACGGACGCTAA